TGAGGCTGCCATAATGTAGTTCCAATAGCTGATATATTGACCTTTAAAGGTGTTTAGTCCCAAGGGTAAGGTGAACATTTCTGGGTCAAAAAGAATGACTACGGGCAGTAAAAAATTATTCCAACTGCCCATAAATACAAAAATCGCTTGTGCGGCTAATGCTGGTCTGGCTAGAGGTAAAACTATGTGCCAAAAAATTCCCCAGGCATTTAAACTATCTAGTTGACCGGCTTCTTCTAATTCTCTAGGGAAATTAACAAAGAATTGCCGCATCATGAAAATAAAAGTAGCATTAACCATACTCGGAACTATCATCCCTGGGTATGAATTTAACCAGCCGATGGCTTTGAGAATTAAAAATGTGGGAATTAGGGTAATTTGCGCTGGAACTACTAAGACTGTCAAAATTAGGAAGAACCAGAAACTTTTACCATGAAAATGTAATCTGGCTAGGGCATAACCTGCCATTGAGTTAAATAGTAAGTTTAAAATTGTGACGGTAACGCCAATAATTACACTATTAAATAACCATCGCCAAAATAAAGGTTCTTGCAGAAATATCTGTTTGTAGTTATCAAGAGTAAAATGTTTGGGGATGAAATTAAACTCACCACTAATGATTTCAGGAAG
The DNA window shown above is from Anabaena sp. WA102 and carries:
- a CDS encoding carbohydrate ABC transporter permease; translated protein: MNKILDIFWFKVLLYIFLTVYGIITIIPFLWAFSASFKPLPEIISGEFNFIPKHFTLDNYKQIFLQEPLFWRWLFNSVIIGVTVTILNLLFNSMAGYALARLHFHGKSFWFFLILTVLVVPAQITLIPTFLILKAIGWLNSYPGMIVPSMVNATFIFMMRQFFVNFPRELEEAGQLDSLNAWGIFWHIVLPLARPALAAQAIFVFMGSWNNFLLPVVILFDPEMFTLPLGLNTFKGQYISYWNYIMAASMVFTLPGLAIYAFFNRYLIQGITFTGSKE